The Apium graveolens cultivar Ventura chromosome 6, ASM990537v1, whole genome shotgun sequence genome contains a region encoding:
- the LOC141668626 gene encoding serine/threonine-protein kinase PBL34-like produces MGLSHDATKMGNVVVKESKERKVEIEGKDDDDAVNARCWFKFRLLGRCLASRSKIDSSINGGSTIKSEENKATNDTCKDQPVVPVVSSSTTSNAGSTPSTPNLSEELKISSQLRKFTFNELKSATRNFRPESLLGEGGFGCVFKGWINEHGSTPVKAGTGLTVAVKTLNNDGLQGHKEWLAEVNFLGDLLHPNLVKLNGYCIEDDKRLLVYEFMPRGSLENHLFRRSLPLPWPMRMKIALGAATGLAFLHEEAERPVIYRDFKTSNILLDAEYNAKLSDFGLAKDGPDGDNTHVSTRVMGTYGYAAPEYVMTGHLTLKSDVYSFGVVLLEMLTGRRSMDKHRPNGEHNLVEWARPCLIDRRKFYKLVDPRLEGRFSMKGAQKTVQLAAHCLNRDPKARPLMSEVVEILKPLPKLKDMACSSSYFQVMQAERGSINTNSRNGSRSQAGLAPRNKQTARSLTIPGGQNVSPYHQNYSHRSPKPLRLPDQ; encoded by the exons ATGGGGTTAAGTCATGATGCTACTAAAATGGGAAATGTGGTTGTGAAAGAATCGAAAGAAAGGAAGGTAGAAATAGAAGGAAAAGATGATGATGATGCGGTGAATGCTCGTTGCTGGTTTAAATTTAGGCTATTGGGGAGGTGCTTGGCTTCCAGGTCTAAAATAGACAGCTCAATAAACGGTGGAAGCACCATCAAGTCTG AAGAAAACAAAGCTACGAATGATACATGTAAAGACCAACCAGTTGTTCCTGTCGTGTCATCGTCCACAACTAGCAATGCTGGAAGTACTCCATCCACTCCTAACCTAAGTGAGGAATTGAAGATTTCTTCTCAACTTCGAAAATTTACTTTCAATGAACTCAAGTCAGCTACAAGGAATTTCAGACCTGAGAGTCTACTTGGTGAAGGTGGTTTCGGCTGTGTTTTTAAAGGTTGGATTAATGAACATGGAAGTACTCCTGTAAAAGCAGGCACGGGGCTTACTGTTGCTGTAAAAACCCTAAATAATGATGGATTGCAGGGTCACAAGGAGTGGCTG GCTGAGGTGAACTTTCTTGGTGACCTTCTTCATCCTAATTTGGTTAAGTTGAATGGCTATTGCATTGAGGATGATAAAAGGCTACTTGTGTATGAGTTTATGCCACGAGGAAGCTTGGAGAATCACCTGTTTAGAA GATCCTTGCCTCTTCCTTGGCCTATGAGGATGAAGATTGCTCTTGGTGCAGCGACCGGCCTTGCTTTTCTTCACGAGGAGGCTGAGAGGCCAGTTATATATCGAGACTTTAAAACATCAAACATCCTATTGGATGCA GAGTACAATGCCAAACTTTCTGATTTTGGACTAGCCAAAGATGGTCCAGATGGTGATAACACCCATGTCTCTACTCGGGTGATGGGAACTTATGGCTATGCAGCTCCGGAATATGTCATGACAG GACATCTGACTTTAAAGAGTGATGTCTACAGCTTTGGTGTTGTTTTGCTTGAAATGTTAACTGGCCGAAGATCCATGGACAAACACCGACCAAATGGGGAACATAATTTGGTAGAGTGGGCGAGACCCTGCCTAATAGACAGGCGAAAGTTCTACAAACTTGTAGATCCTCGCCTTGAAGGTCGCTTTTCAATGAAAGGTGCCCAGAAGACTGTTCAATTGGCTGCCCATTGCCTCAACCGTGACCCTAAAGCAAGGCCTTTGATGAGTGAAGTTGTTGAGATCCTAAAGCCTCTACCCAAGCTCAAGGACATGGCATGTTCATCCTCCTATTTTCAGGTCATGCAGGCTGAACGAGGAAGCATCAATACAAATTCCAGAAATGGCAGTAGGTCGCAGGCAGGATTGGCGCCCAGGAATAAGCAAACTGCGAGGAGCCTCACTATTCCAGGTGGACAGAATGTTTCTCCATATCACCAGAATTATTCTCATCGGTCACCAAAACCTCTTAGGCTACCAGACCAATAA
- the LOC141668628 gene encoding uncharacterized protein LOC141668628, producing MKKMAGILVVMMMLMLMIGLCNASEAPGVYEIKRGNFCAKFTNWGATLISLLVPDRHGNLADIALGYQFVSEYTNDTSYFGSIVGRVANRIGGAQFTIDGIHYKLIPNENKNMLHGGVIGFSDVLWKVTKHESDRISFSYHSLDGEEGFPGDLEVSVSYAIVAPYVLSIRMRASSLNKATPVNLAQHTYWNIGGHNSGDVLSDEIQIFGSQYTPTDDNLIPTGKLVTVRGTPYDFLEPQIIGSRINQLLPLRGYDMNYVLDGGKKMKLAARVYNKKSGRVMELSTNVPGLQFYTANYVQNVTGKGGFVYQPHSALCLESQGFPDSVNHPNFPSQIIRPGKTYKHNMVFTFSTR from the exons atgaagaagatggCTGGGATTTTAGTAGTCATGATGATGCTGATGCTGATGATAGGCCTTTGTAATGCAAGTGAAGCACCGGGAGTTTATGAGATCAAGAGAGGCAACTTCTGTGCTAAATTTACCAACTGGGGTGCTACCCTCATCTCCCTCCTTGTTCCTGACAGACATG GAAATTTAGCAGATATTGCTCTTGGTTATCAGTTTGTTTCCGAGTATACG AATGATACATCCTACTTTGGTTCAATTGTCGGACGGGTAGCTAACCGGATCGGAGGAGCTCAATTTACCATTGATGGGATTCATTATAAGCTTATACCTAATGAAAACAAGAACATGCTCCACG GTGGGGTAATAGGATTCAGTGATGTTTTATGGAAGGTAACAAAGCACGAGAGTGACAGAATTTCATTCTCTTATCACAGTTTGGATGGTGAAGAAG GATTCCCGGGAGATCTTGAAGTTTCGGTCTCTTATGCAATTGTTGCACCATATGTACTCAGCATTAGAATGAGAGCATCATCTCTAAACAAGGCAACTCCAGTGAATTTAGCACAACACACTTACTGGAACATTGGAGGCCATAACTCTGGCGACGTTTTATCTGATGAAATCCAGATATTTGGATCTCAATACACGCCAACAGATGATAATCTCATCCCCACGGGGAAACTGGTAACCGTTAGGGGAACACCATATGATTTTCTTGAACCCCAGATCATTGGAAGCAGGATAAACCAGTTGCTTCCACTTAGAGGCTACGACATGAATTATGTACTTGATGGAGGCAAAAAAATGAAGCTTGCTGCGAGAGTTTATAACAAGAAAAGTGGAAGAGTAATGGAGCTATCAACAAATGTGCCAGGATTGCAGTTTTATACAGCTAATTATGTACAAAACGTGACCGGAAAAGGTGGGTTTGTGTATCAACCCCATTCTGCTTTGTGTTTGGAGAGTCAAGGGTTCCCTGATTCAgtgaatcatcccaacttcccTTCACAGATCATCAGGCCCGGAAAGACTTACAAGCATAACATGGTATTCACATTTTCAACAAGGTGA